The following coding sequences lie in one Manduca sexta isolate Smith_Timp_Sample1 unplaced genomic scaffold, JHU_Msex_v1.0 HiC_scaffold_2240, whole genome shotgun sequence genomic window:
- the LOC115453137 gene encoding uncharacterized protein LOC115453137, which produces MWWVVSVLFLVQIASPKPTADDAETARQPRHLDFGECCPCPDNTESFTSQGRWLPQNGRNLEHPGNERSFNNNGFSRSGIDDCPCRPREADSEGSSSIFFPSALRPSGPLSKSPDSKEDPKNLLEPEVGLASSVLETLRAATDEEYRDALARDAARSRAAEDATPEESAQNIVTIILPDASDENIVSEPSHVQESRCIHPLGSTLSRLRAPVAISPLPDILRYLNQNLSVCYTGTV; this is translated from the exons GCATCTCCAAAACCTACGGCTGATGATGCCGAAACTGCCAGACAGCCGCGCCATCTGGACTTTGGGGAATGCTGCCCTTGTCCCGATAATACTGAGTCCTTTACAAGTCAAGGCCGTTGGCTTCCTCAAAATGGAAGGAATTTAGAACACCCAGGGAATGAGAGATCATTTAATAATAACGGATTCTCCAGATCAGGTATCGATGACTGTCCTTGTAGACCTCGAGAAGCTGACTCCGAGGGATCTTCGTCGATTTTCTTTCCCTCCGCTTTGCGACCATCTGGACCTCTATCGAA gtCCCCAGACTCAAAGGAGGATCCAAAAAATCTTTTAGAACCCGAAGTAGGGCTTGCGTCTTCAGTTTTAGAGACTTTGCGTGCGGCGACTGATGAAGAATACCGAGATGCATTAGCGAGGGATGCAGCCAGAAGTAGAGCCGCTGAAGACGCCACACCAGAAGAGAGTGCTCAAAACATTGTAACCATCATCCTACCAGATGCAAGTGATGAAAATATCGTATCCGAACCGTCTCATGTACAAGAATCACGATGCATACACCCATTAGGAAGTACATTGAGTAGACTGAGAGCTCCGGTAGCAATATCACCATTGCCAGATATTTTAAGGTACCTAAATCAAAATCTATCGGTTTGTTACACAGGAACGGTTTAA
- the LOC115453140 gene encoding uncharacterized protein LOC115453140: protein MPKLSDLLKNGIKFDLNKNGKWSNAKNDDKSLEDASSSTNIQVIPRDKTFTTQILDALPSTSNINELKDNFDIRQENVRNKAKPLSIIPIKTEIIESIPNSFHPEDIDHPVIDNDLDQNEKNGEDDCDLMQRVSLEDIISNPREEDQSISDTDSQEEARSRVKSDFPSQDVGASNCLEMIHDEVVSLENRDEISPKDVPNSDMKPLATVKEEDQRRIGLNHEKSSSEFNQKVSPLSHSLKSVKESILRKIDESKRTSKLTKGDILRESTIDKNTAGSEINNVGEDCDTEPSENILSMSPKTLNIDEKKLKSSKGSSNTLQLEDLQKLSDSLLRKSLLREKAAPAIVNNDCSDEIESQTDDRSVEKPLSLKDSTVDTDTASTIPHITEIKNPSDFDLLPQNNERDAIDSPCTSSTNIENTPKSLRTGIDVNEMAVEASEPSDFDDTPTENLRRPDSGFGRRLGKQRNDLNESPSEALPTRLLSPKTSESRNCIENVNSLEDIEEKASFVKSNRGSMRETVKEQDNLKTPKIDSTRSDTKRKLTNNSPTLPFSSLPKIDDNSFLSKVREAVKARLSSFDPKIIGGREAKTCSDMERSASENHNVVVGENMKENVSYKCKMVCTKS from the exons ATGCCCAAGCTAAGCGATTTACTCAAAAATGGAATTAAATTCGACTTGAATAAAAACGGCAAGTGGAGTAATGCTAAAAATGATGATAAGTCTCTAGAAGATGCTAGTTCCAGTACAAACATTCAAGTTATTCCAAGAGATAAAACTTTTACGACGCAAATACTCGATGCTTTGCCAAGTACTTCGAATATTAATGAATTGAaagataattttgatattagacAAGAAAACGTGAGAAATAAAGCAAAGCCTTTATCGATCATTCCTATCAAAACTGAGATTATTGAATCTATACCGAATTCATTCCATCCAGAAGACATCGATCATCCCGTTATTGATAATGATTTAGACCAAAACGAAAAAAATGGAGAAGATGATTGTGATTTGATGCAACGTGTAAGTCTAGAAGATATAATTTCAAATCCAAGGGAAGAGGATCAGTCGATATCGGATACCGATAGTCAAGAAGAAGCACGATCTCGTGTCAAAAGCGATTTTCCTAGCCAAGATGTTGGTGCAAGCAATTGTTTAGAAATGATTCACGATGAAGTGGTATCTTTAGAAAATAGGGATGAAATATCACCGAAGGATGTGCCAAATTCTGATATGAAACCTTTGGCAACAGTCAAAGAAGAGGATCAACGAAGAATTGGTTTGAATCATGAGAAATCTAGTTCAGAGTTCAATCAGAAAGTATCACCCTTGAGCCATTCTTTGAAATCAGTTAAAGAGAGCATACTTCGAAAAATAGACGAAAGTAAGAGAACTTCAAAGTTAACTAAAGGAGATATACTTAGAGAGTCGACCATTGACAAAAATACCGCTGGTTCAGAAATAAACAATGTTGGTGAAGACTGTGACACTGAACCTTCTGAAAATATCCTTTCGATGTCAcccaaaacattaaacattgatGAAAAGAAACTAAAAAGTTCGAAAGGTTCATCAAATACATTGCAATTGGaagatttacaaaaattatcAGATTCTTTACTCAGAAAGAGTCTCTTAAGAGAGAAAGCTGCCCCAGCTATTGTAAATAATGACTGTAGCGATGAAATAGAAAGTCAAACAGATGATAGGAGTGTAGAAAAACCACTGAGTCTTAAAGATTCTACTGTCGACACAGATACAGCGAGCACTATTCCTCATATAACGGAAATCAAAAATCCATCAGATTTTGATCTTTTGCCTCAAAATAATGAAAGAGACGCTATAGACAGCCCATGTACTAGTAgtacaaatattgaaaatacacCAAAATCGCTTAGAACTGGTATTGACGTAAACGAGATGGCTGTTGAAGCCAGTGAACCA TCTGACTTTGATGATACGCCTACTGAAAATTTAAGAAGGCCTGATAGTGGTTTTGGCAGGAGACTCGGCAAACAAAGAAATGATCTTAATGAATCACCTAGTGAAGCACTGCCTACGAGATTGCTGTCTCCTAAAACGTCAGAATCTAGAAACTGTATTGAAAATGTAAATTCATTGGAGGACATAGAAGAAAAAGCCTCGTTTGTAAAAAGCAATCGGGGAAGTATGAGGGAAACTGTTAAAGAACaagataatcttaaaactcCTAAGATTGATTCTACAAGATCTGACACTAAAAggaaattaacaaacaacagTCCGACGTTACCCTTTTCGTCTTTACCTAAAATTGATGACAATTCTTTCCTATCTAAAGTAAGAGAAGCTGTTAAAGCCAGACTATCTAGTTTTGATCCAAAAATCATCGGTGGTAGGGAAGCGAAAACATGTTCTGATATGGAGAGATCAGCGTCTGAAAATCACAACGTCGTTGTAGGAGAGAATATGAAAGAGAACGTCTCATATAAGTGTAAAATGGTGTGCACAAAATCGTGA
- the LOC115453139 gene encoding lysosomal acid glucosylceramidase isoform X1, translated as MEGCLLKLLVLIIAFIAISIQLTNAYDDLPCEAHAVANRSVICRCRAQYCDTVIREVPAEGEIITYTSSDSGLRFYKESSRFEDSESFDNSLVYNLDPEIKYQTINGFGGAITDSTGLNWQNLTDPALKQNLINSYCSDKGIEYSMLRVPIGGSDFSPKFYAYNEYPKGDKKLSNFTLRPEDYTYKLPFIKACMEVAREDIHMVGTCWSPPTWMKVLHNYTGVNYLRKEYYWTYAEYHRKFVDAYMKEGVPIWGVTTTNEPLTSIANIGPINSLGWTTSSMANWIADYFGPVMKKHHPDVKLLGVDDQRSAIPIWLNLVALRRPEVLNYLDGIAVHFYFDQFITADTIPLTLKQYPQLFALATEASFGAIADIKVDWGSWERAASYAKDIIEDLNVDMIGWLDWNMVLNSQGGPVLNQNYCDAPIIVKPEEGAFYKQPMFYSMGHFAKFLSRGSRRIKLETSAKCDNVYSVAALTPNNTIVVVFNNMETFEVAVTLNLRGKYAQIKLPPSSFVTAEFNNE; from the exons ATGGAAGGTTGTCTTTTAAAATTGCTTGTACTTATAATTGCTTTTATAGCAATTTCTATTCAGTTGACAAATGCTTACGACG ACTTGCCATGTGAAGCTCATGCGGTTGCCAACCGGTCTGTCATCTGCAGATGTAGAGCGCAGTACTGCGACACTGTCATAAGAGAAGTGCCTGCGGAAGGGGAGATTATCACCTATACATCCTCTGAC TCTGGACTTCGGTTTTATAAAGAATCATCCCGGTTTGAAGACTCCGAATCGT ttGACAACAGCCTGGTATATAATTTAGATCCAGAGATAAAGTACCAGACGATCAATGGGTTCGGAGGAGCCATCACAGACTCCACTGGGCTCAACTGGCAAAACTTGACTGATCCCGCGTTGAAACAAAACTTGATCAA TTCCTACTGCAGCGATAAAGGCATAGAATACAGTATGCTTCGCGTGCCTATCGGGGGCAGTGACTTCTCACCAAAGTTTTATGCTTACAACGAATACCCCAAAGGAGATAAGAAGCTATCGAACTTCACGCTCAGACCAGAAGATTACACGTACAAG TTACCTTTCATCAAAGCATGCATGGAGGTAGCGAGAGAAGATATCCACATGGTAGGTACTTGTTGGTCGCCGCCGACGTGGATGAAGGTCCTGCATAACTACACAGGAGTCAACTATTTGAGGAAGGAATATTACTGGACCTACGCAGAGTATCATCGCAA attcgTAGACGCATACATGAAAGAAGGAGTGCCGATATGGGGTGTTACTACTACTAACGAACCTCTGACCAGTATAGCAAACATTGGCCCTATAAATTCTCTGGGTTGGACTACGTCTTCTATG GCAAACTGGATAGCAGACTACTTCGGGCCTGTGATGAAGAAGCATCACCCGGATGTAAAACTCCTCGGAGTGGACGACCAGCGTAGCGCTATTCCCATATGGTTGAATCTG GTGGCCTTGAGAAGACCGGAAGTCCTGAACTATTTGGACGGGATAGCAGTCCACTTCTACTTCGACCAGTTCATCACGGCCGACACCATCCCGTTGACTTTGAAACAGTATCCGCAACTATTCGCGCTTGCTACCGAAGCTTCCTTTG gAGCGATCGCAGATATAAAGGTGGATTGGGGATCATGGGAGCGAGCCGCTAGCTACGCGAAGGATATTATTGAg GACCTCAATGTAGACATGATCGGGTGGTTGGATTGGAACATGGTTTTAAACAGCCAAGGCGGTCCAGTTTTGAATCAAAATTATTGCGACGCCCCCATCATCGTGAAGCCTGAAGAAGGAGCTTTCTACAAGCAACCCATGTTCTACTCTATGGGTCATTTCGCCAAGTTCTTGTCCAGAGGATCCCGTAGAATAAAACTGGAGACTTCAGCCAAATGTGACAACGTTTATTCTGTTGCTGCCCTAACTCCAAATAACACTATTGTCGTTGTGTTCAACAATAT GGAAACTTTTGAAGTTGCAGTAACTTTGAATCTGAGAGGGAAATACGCTCAAATCAAATTGCCCCCGA
- the LOC115453139 gene encoding lysosomal acid glucosylceramidase isoform X2 has protein sequence MLTTSGLRFYKESSRFEDSESFDNSLVYNLDPEIKYQTINGFGGAITDSTGLNWQNLTDPALKQNLINSYCSDKGIEYSMLRVPIGGSDFSPKFYAYNEYPKGDKKLSNFTLRPEDYTYKLPFIKACMEVAREDIHMVGTCWSPPTWMKVLHNYTGVNYLRKEYYWTYAEYHRKFVDAYMKEGVPIWGVTTTNEPLTSIANIGPINSLGWTTSSMANWIADYFGPVMKKHHPDVKLLGVDDQRSAIPIWLNLVALRRPEVLNYLDGIAVHFYFDQFITADTIPLTLKQYPQLFALATEASFGAIADIKVDWGSWERAASYAKDIIEDLNVDMIGWLDWNMVLNSQGGPVLNQNYCDAPIIVKPEEGAFYKQPMFYSMGHFAKFLSRGSRRIKLETSAKCDNVYSVAALTPNNTIVVVFNNMETFEVAVTLNLRGKYAQIKLPPSSFVTAEFNNE, from the exons ATGCTTACGACG TCTGGACTTCGGTTTTATAAAGAATCATCCCGGTTTGAAGACTCCGAATCGT ttGACAACAGCCTGGTATATAATTTAGATCCAGAGATAAAGTACCAGACGATCAATGGGTTCGGAGGAGCCATCACAGACTCCACTGGGCTCAACTGGCAAAACTTGACTGATCCCGCGTTGAAACAAAACTTGATCAA TTCCTACTGCAGCGATAAAGGCATAGAATACAGTATGCTTCGCGTGCCTATCGGGGGCAGTGACTTCTCACCAAAGTTTTATGCTTACAACGAATACCCCAAAGGAGATAAGAAGCTATCGAACTTCACGCTCAGACCAGAAGATTACACGTACAAG TTACCTTTCATCAAAGCATGCATGGAGGTAGCGAGAGAAGATATCCACATGGTAGGTACTTGTTGGTCGCCGCCGACGTGGATGAAGGTCCTGCATAACTACACAGGAGTCAACTATTTGAGGAAGGAATATTACTGGACCTACGCAGAGTATCATCGCAA attcgTAGACGCATACATGAAAGAAGGAGTGCCGATATGGGGTGTTACTACTACTAACGAACCTCTGACCAGTATAGCAAACATTGGCCCTATAAATTCTCTGGGTTGGACTACGTCTTCTATG GCAAACTGGATAGCAGACTACTTCGGGCCTGTGATGAAGAAGCATCACCCGGATGTAAAACTCCTCGGAGTGGACGACCAGCGTAGCGCTATTCCCATATGGTTGAATCTG GTGGCCTTGAGAAGACCGGAAGTCCTGAACTATTTGGACGGGATAGCAGTCCACTTCTACTTCGACCAGTTCATCACGGCCGACACCATCCCGTTGACTTTGAAACAGTATCCGCAACTATTCGCGCTTGCTACCGAAGCTTCCTTTG gAGCGATCGCAGATATAAAGGTGGATTGGGGATCATGGGAGCGAGCCGCTAGCTACGCGAAGGATATTATTGAg GACCTCAATGTAGACATGATCGGGTGGTTGGATTGGAACATGGTTTTAAACAGCCAAGGCGGTCCAGTTTTGAATCAAAATTATTGCGACGCCCCCATCATCGTGAAGCCTGAAGAAGGAGCTTTCTACAAGCAACCCATGTTCTACTCTATGGGTCATTTCGCCAAGTTCTTGTCCAGAGGATCCCGTAGAATAAAACTGGAGACTTCAGCCAAATGTGACAACGTTTATTCTGTTGCTGCCCTAACTCCAAATAACACTATTGTCGTTGTGTTCAACAATAT GGAAACTTTTGAAGTTGCAGTAACTTTGAATCTGAGAGGGAAATACGCTCAAATCAAATTGCCCCCGA